From Chryseobacterium shandongense, the proteins below share one genomic window:
- a CDS encoding YARHG domain-containing protein — translation MKNLKLFLTASLLVSLAGCKKEAKTIDNKNDSLMVKKDSVALPEIHKEYYGIYMGDFAGREMISPEIGEEYEGDVYKRIALKINRITKDSVYGQSIVEGNQRPFRGVFNEAAKSFILDEPGNDKTDGRFEVKLNNDSLTGTWNAFNKTAVKAPSKKLKLIKKEFVYNPNFMLSPDNDLIDWENPKNFVEKYTDEETGKTETYTASKNRIASDAVFNINASKQKLTEKDLKNLRKLDMEIIKNSVFARHGYSFKKATYRNFFEQTDWYIPVSDNVDNDLSALEKENVALLNRFIKYAEDKYDSFGR, via the coding sequence ATGAAAAATTTAAAATTATTTTTGACAGCTTCCCTTCTGGTAAGTTTAGCGGGATGTAAAAAGGAAGCAAAAACCATCGATAACAAGAACGACAGTTTAATGGTAAAGAAAGACTCTGTTGCTCTCCCTGAGATTCATAAAGAATATTATGGAATTTACATGGGAGATTTTGCCGGAAGAGAGATGATTAGTCCTGAAATTGGAGAAGAATATGAAGGGGATGTTTACAAAAGAATAGCCCTGAAAATCAATAGAATCACAAAAGACAGCGTGTACGGACAAAGCATTGTGGAGGGAAACCAGCGACCTTTTCGCGGTGTTTTTAATGAAGCTGCAAAATCTTTCATCCTTGATGAACCGGGAAATGATAAAACCGACGGAAGGTTTGAGGTAAAACTCAATAATGACAGTCTTACCGGAACGTGGAATGCATTTAATAAAACCGCAGTAAAAGCGCCGTCGAAAAAATTAAAGCTAATTAAAAAAGAATTTGTTTACAATCCGAATTTTATGCTCAGTCCCGATAATGATCTCATCGACTGGGAAAACCCTAAAAACTTTGTGGAAAAATATACGGATGAAGAAACAGGAAAAACGGAAACCTACACGGCATCGAAAAACAGAATTGCTTCTGATGCCGTTTTCAACATCAACGCTTCTAAACAGAAATTAACGGAAAAAGACCTTAAAAATCTCCGTAAGCTGGATATGGAAATCATTAAAAATTCCGTGTTTGCACGTCACGGCTATTCTTTCAAAAAAGCGACGTACCGTAATTTCTTTGAGCAGACCGACTGGTACATTCCGGTTTCTGATAATGTAGACAACGATCTTTCTGCTCTGGAAAAAGAAAATGTAGCTTTACTGAATCGTTTCATTAAGTATGCAGAGGATAAATACGACAGTTTCGGAAGATAA
- a CDS encoding BaiN/RdsA family NAD(P)/FAD-dependent oxidoreductase — protein sequence MKQIIIIGGGAAGFFCAANLNATKYKITILEQNSDVLQKVKISGGGRCNVTHACFDPRELVQFYPRGNKELLSVFTRFQPGDTMEWFENRKVSLKIEGDNRVFPESNSSQTIINAMLNEVQSKNVEVKTKCSVKEIEKQDERYVVKTSLGDFEADYIIYTTGSSPKSLKMIESLGHNSIDPVPSLFTFNIKDDLLKDLAGTSFEMAETSIPRLKTEESGPLLITHWGLSGPAILKISAWEAVNLAKMKYNFEIEVNFISRSIDDAEEVFQQFKQSNPKKTIGQSKIFDITNRFWQRILEVSNIDLNKQVANLSKKEMDRIVENLCKKKFQVTGKSTFKDEFVTAGGVDLKEINFKNMSSKILPNFYIAGEVLNIDAVTGGFNFQACWSEAWLIAQDLNNL from the coding sequence ATGAAACAAATCATCATTATCGGAGGTGGCGCTGCAGGATTTTTCTGTGCCGCCAACCTTAACGCAACGAAGTATAAAATTACTATTCTCGAACAAAATTCGGATGTTCTCCAAAAGGTAAAAATTTCAGGAGGAGGCCGGTGTAATGTTACCCATGCCTGTTTTGACCCGAGAGAGCTGGTTCAATTTTATCCCCGTGGAAATAAAGAATTGCTCAGTGTTTTTACCCGATTCCAGCCAGGTGATACGATGGAATGGTTTGAAAACCGAAAAGTTTCGTTAAAGATTGAAGGTGACAACCGTGTTTTCCCGGAAAGCAATTCTTCACAGACGATCATTAATGCAATGCTTAATGAAGTTCAAAGCAAAAACGTAGAAGTAAAGACCAAATGCTCGGTTAAAGAAATTGAAAAACAGGATGAGAGATATGTGGTAAAAACAAGTTTGGGTGATTTTGAGGCGGACTATATCATTTATACCACCGGAAGCTCACCAAAATCTTTAAAAATGATTGAAAGTTTAGGACACAACAGTATTGACCCGGTTCCTTCACTTTTCACTTTTAATATTAAAGATGACTTGCTGAAAGATTTGGCGGGTACGAGTTTTGAAATGGCAGAAACATCCATTCCGAGATTAAAAACGGAAGAAAGCGGACCATTGCTGATCACACATTGGGGGCTTTCAGGACCGGCAATTCTTAAAATCTCTGCCTGGGAAGCGGTTAATCTGGCGAAGATGAAATATAATTTCGAAATCGAGGTTAATTTTATTTCAAGATCAATTGATGATGCGGAAGAAGTCTTCCAGCAATTCAAACAATCCAATCCTAAAAAAACAATCGGACAGTCGAAAATTTTTGATATCACAAACCGTTTCTGGCAAAGAATCCTGGAAGTTTCCAATATCGATCTTAATAAACAAGTTGCTAATCTTTCAAAAAAGGAAATGGACAGAATTGTGGAAAATCTTTGCAAAAAGAAGTTTCAGGTAACCGGAAAATCAACATTTAAAGATGAGTTTGTTACTGCCGGAGGTGTTGATTTAAAAGAAATTAACTTCAAAAATATGTCTTCAAAAATTTTACCTAATTTTTACATCGCAGGAGAAGTCCTGAATATTGATGCCGTAACCGGAGGCTTTAATTTCCAGGCATGCTGGAGCGAAGCGTGGCTGATTGCGCAGGATTTGAATAATTTATAA
- a CDS encoding cupin-like domain-containing protein: protein MILGNVDVVTDITKEEFQKNYFKKHKPLLIKNFASRWEAFDKWNFDFIREKAGEQDVPLYDNKPADASKSSDAPVTHMKMKDYIDTIRNKPSDLRIFFYIITDRLPELLKNFSYPDLGMKFFKRLPTLFFGGSDAHVLMHYDVDLGDFLHIHFEGKKRILLFDQKQSAYLYKVPLSVHTIYEVDYENPDYEKFPALKYAQGYEIFMEHGDALFIPGGFWHFNRYLEPGFSMSLRALPNKPAVFANMLYHVFIMRYTDKLMRKLFKAKWVNYKQKWAYEKSSEALAKHNG, encoded by the coding sequence ATGATCCTCGGAAACGTAGATGTTGTCACTGATATCACCAAAGAAGAATTTCAGAAAAATTATTTTAAAAAGCATAAGCCGCTCCTGATTAAAAATTTCGCAAGCCGGTGGGAGGCTTTCGACAAATGGAATTTTGATTTTATCCGTGAAAAAGCAGGTGAGCAGGATGTTCCGTTGTATGATAATAAACCGGCAGATGCGTCCAAAAGTTCCGATGCTCCCGTTACCCACATGAAAATGAAGGATTATATCGATACCATTAGAAATAAACCTTCCGATCTGCGTATTTTCTTTTATATTATTACCGACCGTCTTCCGGAGCTTCTAAAAAACTTTAGCTACCCGGATTTGGGAATGAAGTTTTTTAAAAGACTTCCCACATTGTTTTTCGGAGGAAGTGATGCTCACGTTCTGATGCATTATGATGTTGATTTGGGAGATTTTCTGCATATTCATTTTGAAGGGAAGAAAAGAATACTGCTGTTTGATCAGAAGCAGTCTGCCTATTTGTATAAAGTACCGTTGTCGGTTCATACGATCTATGAGGTGGATTACGAAAATCCTGATTATGAAAAATTTCCAGCATTAAAATATGCGCAAGGCTACGAAATTTTTATGGAACATGGTGATGCGCTTTTTATTCCCGGAGGTTTCTGGCATTTCAACAGGTATCTTGAGCCCGGATTTTCGATGTCGCTTCGTGCACTGCCCAACAAGCCTGCTGTTTTTGCCAATATGCTGTATCATGTATTTATTATGCGGTATACGGATAAGCTTATGAGAAAACTTTTCAAAGCGAAATGGGTGAATTACAAGCAGAAATGGGCGTATGAGAAGAGCTCGGAGGCTTTGGCTAAACATAACGGTTAG
- a CDS encoding acyl-CoA thioesterase produces MIFYHTFEVRWSDLDANKHLANSSYVQYCAQARMAFMTKEKMGVTQLSRWGIGPVILHERYSFFKEIYADQTVIVSVEIDGCSEDSSIYRFLHKFYTPDGVHCATSEATGVWIDMMLRKMTTPPDDVVEAMNKYKTAETEVLSREDFKKFPFHPHNIDPAEFKV; encoded by the coding sequence ATGATATTCTACCATACATTCGAAGTACGCTGGAGCGATCTTGATGCGAACAAACATTTGGCCAATTCATCCTATGTGCAATACTGTGCACAGGCGAGAATGGCATTCATGACGAAAGAAAAAATGGGGGTAACCCAATTGAGCAGATGGGGAATCGGGCCGGTGATTTTGCATGAGCGGTATTCTTTTTTCAAAGAGATTTATGCAGATCAGACGGTGATTGTAAGTGTTGAAATCGATGGGTGCTCGGAAGATTCTTCCATCTACAGATTCCTTCACAAATTTTATACGCCGGACGGCGTACACTGCGCTACTTCCGAGGCTACAGGAGTTTGGATCGATATGATGCTCAGAAAAATGACTACTCCGCCGGATGATGTAGTAGAAGCCATGAACAAATATAAAACTGCGGAAACGGAGGTGCTTTCTAGGGAAGATTTTAAAAAGTTTCCTTTCCATCCGCATAATATTGATCCGGCTGAATTTAAGGTTTAA
- a CDS encoding energy transducer TonB produces the protein MKIITIFCFFFYIFISAQEQPLPTAELNELLMVERNGRAKIESEKPAAFPSGADALKNRIVKNFRMRKIISNAETETCQISFIIDKEGSMVDVKASGSNESFNREAERAILKIKDKWIPGELNGEKVRCRFRIPLTISFAK, from the coding sequence GTGAAAATAATAACAATATTCTGTTTCTTTTTTTACATTTTCATCTCCGCCCAAGAACAACCCCTGCCAACTGCTGAACTTAATGAACTTTTGATGGTGGAGAGAAATGGGAGAGCAAAAATTGAATCAGAAAAACCAGCCGCATTCCCATCAGGAGCAGATGCATTGAAAAATAGGATTGTGAAAAATTTCAGAATGCGAAAAATCATCAGTAATGCAGAAACAGAAACCTGCCAAATTAGTTTTATTATTGATAAAGAAGGTTCGATGGTCGATGTAAAAGCTTCCGGATCCAATGAGAGCTTTAACAGGGAAGCCGAGAGGGCCATTTTAAAAATTAAGGATAAATGGATTCCCGGTGAATTGAATGGTGAAAAAGTCCGTTGTAGATTTCGTATTCCTTTAACAATTAGTTTTGCTAAATAA
- the mutS gene encoding DNA mismatch repair protein MutS, with product MAKAAKKETPLMTQYNTIKAKYPDALLLFRVGDFYETFGQDAIRTSQILGIVLTKRANGEGHIELAGFPHHSVDSYLPKLVRAGMRVAICDQLEDPKMVKGIVKRGVTELVTPGVTFNDQVLNSKKNNFLLSLHKEKEKFGIALVDISTGEFLVSEGNLEKLLHIVSTFDPSEIIYQRSVQIPEQIKNRSAFKLEDWAYQYNFAYEKLTNHFKTNSLKGFGIENQQLAVTAAGAIFAYLVEDTHHNLLSHITKIQIIPQEDFLMMDNFTLRNLEIVYPSSAQGKSLLDIIDRTSTPMGGRLLRRRIILPLKSVNEINRRLSLIDFLNENDHLKYEISQLLKSISDLDRLMGKLAAEKISPKELGYLRQSLINIHKIKGLLHPNADVLAWLDPLYDQEELIKCLQNHLNDELPVNLAKGNVIKEGISEELDTLRGLQSKGRGFLDEMCQREIERTGISSLKIDFNNVFGYYIEVRNTHKDKVPADWLRKQTLVNAERYITEELKEYENQILGAEEKIGVLENQLYRKVCGDTIIYMDQIQQNSNIIAQLDVAVGLSELAVSESYTKPVLNESFAIDLKEARHPIIENALPLGEKYIPNDIYLDKDSQQIIMVTGPNMAGKSAILRQTAIVCLMAQIGSFVPAKYAEIGILDKIFTRVGATDNISAGESTFMVEMNEAANILNNISERSLILLDEIGRGTSTYDGVSIAWAIAEYLHQHPTQAKTLFATHYHELNEMTVNFERVKNFHVSIQENKGNIIFLRKLIPGGSEHSFGIHVAKLAGMPAKVVNRANEILKTLEASRTQGSSSESIKRVTEENMQLSFFQLDDPVLENIREELTKIDINTLTPIEALMKLNAIKKMIGG from the coding sequence ATGGCAAAAGCAGCGAAGAAAGAAACTCCTTTAATGACACAGTACAATACCATCAAGGCGAAATATCCTGATGCGCTTTTACTATTCAGGGTAGGAGATTTTTATGAAACGTTTGGCCAGGATGCCATTAGAACATCTCAGATATTAGGAATTGTTCTCACCAAAAGAGCCAATGGAGAAGGGCATATTGAACTGGCGGGATTTCCGCATCATTCCGTAGATTCTTATTTGCCGAAACTGGTGAGAGCCGGAATGAGAGTCGCCATCTGCGATCAGCTGGAAGACCCGAAAATGGTCAAAGGAATTGTAAAAAGAGGGGTAACGGAACTGGTTACTCCGGGTGTTACGTTTAATGACCAGGTTCTTAATTCGAAGAAGAATAACTTTCTGCTTTCCCTTCATAAAGAAAAAGAAAAATTCGGGATTGCGCTGGTGGATATTTCTACCGGTGAATTTTTGGTAAGTGAAGGAAATCTGGAAAAACTACTTCATATTGTCAGTACGTTTGATCCGAGTGAAATTATTTACCAAAGAAGTGTTCAGATTCCGGAGCAGATTAAAAACAGAAGTGCTTTCAAATTGGAAGACTGGGCCTATCAGTATAATTTTGCCTACGAAAAGCTTACCAATCATTTTAAAACCAATTCATTAAAAGGTTTTGGAATTGAAAATCAGCAGTTAGCCGTTACTGCAGCCGGTGCTATTTTTGCTTATCTGGTTGAAGATACGCATCACAATTTACTATCTCACATTACTAAAATTCAGATTATTCCGCAGGAAGATTTTCTGATGATGGATAATTTTACGCTGAGAAATCTTGAAATTGTCTATCCAAGCAGTGCACAGGGAAAATCTTTACTGGATATTATCGACAGAACCTCTACACCAATGGGAGGAAGGCTGTTGAGAAGAAGAATTATTTTACCGCTGAAGTCCGTTAATGAGATCAACAGAAGGCTTTCCTTGATTGACTTTTTAAATGAAAATGATCATTTGAAATATGAAATTTCCCAACTGCTAAAATCTATTTCGGATCTTGACCGGCTGATGGGAAAACTGGCAGCAGAAAAAATTTCCCCGAAAGAACTGGGATATCTTCGTCAGAGTCTTATTAATATTCATAAAATCAAAGGATTGCTTCATCCTAATGCCGATGTGTTGGCGTGGCTGGATCCTTTGTATGATCAGGAAGAATTGATAAAATGCCTTCAGAATCATCTGAATGATGAATTGCCGGTGAACCTTGCTAAAGGAAATGTGATTAAAGAAGGAATCTCTGAAGAGTTGGACACATTGAGAGGATTACAGTCAAAAGGCCGCGGTTTTCTGGATGAAATGTGTCAGCGTGAAATTGAAAGGACAGGAATTTCCAGCCTTAAAATAGATTTTAATAACGTTTTCGGATATTATATTGAAGTAAGAAACACCCATAAGGATAAAGTTCCGGCAGACTGGCTCAGAAAGCAAACTCTCGTCAATGCAGAACGATATATTACGGAGGAACTTAAAGAATATGAAAACCAGATTTTAGGCGCAGAAGAAAAAATCGGGGTATTGGAAAATCAGCTGTACAGAAAAGTTTGCGGAGATACCATTATTTACATGGATCAGATCCAGCAGAACTCGAATATCATTGCGCAGCTTGATGTGGCGGTAGGACTTTCTGAACTGGCTGTTTCCGAAAGTTATACAAAACCCGTTCTCAACGAAAGTTTTGCGATTGATCTGAAAGAAGCAAGACACCCGATCATTGAAAATGCTCTTCCTTTGGGGGAGAAATATATTCCGAATGATATTTATCTGGATAAAGATTCTCAACAGATCATTATGGTGACAGGACCGAATATGGCGGGTAAATCAGCTATTCTACGTCAAACAGCAATTGTCTGCCTGATGGCGCAGATCGGAAGTTTTGTTCCGGCAAAATATGCTGAAATCGGAATTCTGGATAAGATTTTCACCAGAGTCGGGGCTACGGATAATATTTCTGCAGGAGAATCAACTTTCATGGTTGAAATGAACGAGGCTGCCAATATCCTTAATAATATTTCGGAACGAAGCCTGATCCTTTTAGATGAAATCGGGCGCGGAACTTCCACGTATGACGGGGTTTCTATTGCCTGGGCTATTGCAGAGTATCTTCATCAGCACCCTACTCAAGCCAAGACCTTATTTGCCACACATTATCATGAATTAAACGAAATGACGGTGAATTTTGAAAGGGTTAAAAATTTTCACGTTTCTATTCAGGAGAATAAAGGCAATATTATATTTTTAAGAAAGCTGATTCCGGGCGGAAGCGAGCACAGCTTCGGGATTCACGTCGCCAAACTAGCCGGAATGCCTGCAAAGGTTGTCAACAGAGCCAATGAGATCCTGAAAACCCTGGAGGCCAGCCGTACCCAAGGAAGTTCTTCGGAAAGTATCAAAAGGGTAACCGAAGAAAACATGCAGCTTTCGTTCTTCCAGCTGGATGATCCTGTTCTGGAAAATATCCGTGAGGAACTTACGAAGATTGATATCAACACATTAACGCCGATAGAGGCTTTAATGAAGCTGAACGCCATCAAAAAAATGATTGGCGGATAA
- the thiL gene encoding thiamine-phosphate kinase — MFEDKSQELTPISKLGEFGLIKHLTEQFSLSNSSSELGIGDDAAVINPENKKVVLTTDVLAEGVHFNLGYVPLKHLGYKAVVVNLSDIAAMNAIPTQILVSLAVSNRFPVEALEEIYSGIQAACSRYKIDLIGGDTTSSNAGLVMSITAIGMENDENIVKRSGAKPNDLLVVTGDLGGAYMGLQILEREHAVFLADPNMQPEMEGYDYILERQLKPEARTDVKGILEQLDIKPTSMIDISDGLASEILHLSDRSEVGFRLYEEKIPMDSLTISTADEFNLNPVVTALSGGEDYELLFTISPNDFDKIKNHPDFTIIGHAVEKENGNFMVARGSNQLIALTAQGWDAFLSSN; from the coding sequence ATGTTTGAAGATAAATCACAGGAACTGACCCCCATCTCGAAATTAGGAGAATTTGGTCTGATAAAGCATTTGACAGAGCAATTTTCTTTGTCTAACAGTTCTTCGGAACTTGGAATTGGAGATGACGCTGCTGTCATCAATCCTGAAAATAAAAAAGTAGTCCTTACAACGGATGTTTTGGCTGAAGGTGTCCATTTCAATTTGGGATATGTTCCGCTGAAACACCTCGGCTATAAAGCTGTTGTAGTAAACCTGAGCGATATTGCAGCGATGAATGCTATTCCAACCCAGATTCTTGTTTCTTTGGCTGTCTCCAACCGTTTTCCGGTGGAAGCATTAGAGGAAATTTATTCCGGAATTCAGGCAGCTTGCTCAAGATACAAAATTGACTTAATTGGCGGAGATACAACAAGTTCTAATGCCGGTTTGGTGATGAGCATCACAGCAATCGGAATGGAGAATGATGAAAATATTGTTAAAAGAAGTGGGGCGAAACCCAATGATCTTTTGGTGGTAACCGGAGATTTGGGGGGCGCTTATATGGGACTTCAGATTCTGGAAAGAGAACACGCTGTTTTCTTAGCTGATCCGAATATGCAGCCTGAAATGGAGGGCTACGATTATATTCTGGAAAGACAGCTGAAACCGGAAGCAAGAACCGATGTAAAAGGGATTCTGGAGCAGCTGGATATTAAGCCAACTTCCATGATCGATATTTCGGACGGACTGGCTTCGGAAATACTTCATCTTTCAGACCGATCCGAGGTCGGATTCAGATTGTATGAAGAAAAGATTCCGATGGACAGCCTTACGATTTCCACGGCAGATGAGTTTAACTTAAATCCTGTAGTAACCGCATTAAGCGGAGGAGAAGATTATGAATTGTTGTTCACGATTTCCCCAAACGATTTTGATAAAATTAAAAACCATCCGGACTTCACCATCATTGGCCATGCCGTTGAAAAAGAAAATGGAAATTTTATGGTGGCAAGAGGTTCCAATCAATTGATTGCCTTGACGGCGCAGGGTTGGGATGCTTTTTTAAGCTCAAATTAG
- a CDS encoding DUF2306 domain-containing protein, with translation MLSVKKNIPNILKVLLIIGFGYFFWLMLKITLEYIPIKTEVSFLLIKQTEVSERPEYLYFFYTHVYTSIFVLLSGFLAILRKDFGLKNFHKNIGKLYIFLILIFAAPSGIYMGIFANGGIYSKISFVLLGCLWWISTFQAYQLARQKRFKEHKQWMWRSFALSLSAVTLRMWKVIIVYLFHPNPMDVYQIIAWLGWIPNLLFIEYLIAKKYI, from the coding sequence ATGCTTTCAGTCAAAAAAAATATTCCTAATATCTTAAAAGTCCTTCTCATTATAGGATTCGGGTATTTCTTTTGGCTGATGCTGAAAATCACGCTGGAATATATTCCAATAAAAACAGAGGTGAGTTTTCTGCTGATTAAGCAAACGGAAGTTTCCGAAAGACCGGAATATCTTTATTTCTTCTACACCCATGTTTACACGAGCATTTTTGTATTGCTCAGTGGTTTTTTAGCAATTTTAAGAAAAGATTTCGGATTAAAAAATTTCCATAAAAATATCGGAAAATTGTACATTTTTCTGATTCTCATATTTGCTGCACCTTCCGGAATTTATATGGGAATATTTGCCAACGGCGGAATCTATTCTAAAATTTCATTTGTGCTGTTAGGCTGTTTATGGTGGATTTCAACTTTCCAAGCCTATCAATTGGCTCGGCAAAAAAGATTTAAAGAACACAAGCAATGGATGTGGCGGAGCTTTGCCCTTTCGCTTTCTGCAGTTACATTGAGAATGTGGAAAGTAATCATCGTGTATTTATTTCACCCAAACCCAATGGATGTATACCAAATTATTGCATGGCTGGGCTGGATTCCGAATCTTTTATTCATAGAATATTTAATTGCAAAAAAATATATTTAA
- a CDS encoding energy transducer TonB, translating to MKRLLICLSILFYQVYFSQAASEASISYSVPEDIAQKFNYKAWNDENKLMTIPEFPGGISEFRKEFANNFDTSALQKVKGQVSTIVYFSIETDGKILQVFAQGNNAEFNQEAERTVRSIKKTWTPAKKNGAPIRYIFQVPLKMQFE from the coding sequence ATGAAAAGACTTTTAATTTGTCTGTCTATCCTATTTTACCAAGTATATTTTTCACAGGCGGCTTCTGAAGCTTCAATATCTTATTCTGTTCCGGAGGATATTGCCCAGAAATTTAATTATAAAGCATGGAATGATGAAAACAAATTAATGACTATTCCCGAGTTTCCCGGAGGAATCAGCGAATTTAGAAAAGAATTTGCCAATAATTTTGACACATCCGCACTCCAAAAAGTAAAAGGACAGGTTTCAACAATCGTTTATTTTTCGATAGAAACGGATGGAAAAATTTTACAGGTTTTTGCTCAGGGCAATAACGCTGAATTTAATCAGGAAGCTGAAAGAACAGTCCGGAGCATTAAGAAAACATGGACCCCCGCGAAAAAAAACGGAGCCCCTATTCGATATATCTTTCAAGTGCCTTTAAAAATGCAATTTGAATAA
- a CDS encoding ribosomal maturation YjgA family protein, with translation MIKLKFNLIYFLISLCIFIIEVLIATVFNKIFFVRAYLGDVLVVMLLFTLVKSFIIIKNNHSLILGIFLFSCLVEWAQYFSIAEKLGLQRGSIMYIIVGNSFSWIDIVCYAAGCLLLFPFVPKK, from the coding sequence ATGATCAAATTAAAATTTAACCTTATTTATTTCCTGATTAGCTTATGCATTTTTATCATAGAGGTGTTGATCGCCACAGTATTTAATAAAATATTCTTCGTAAGGGCTTATCTTGGAGATGTATTGGTTGTCATGCTGCTTTTTACGCTCGTTAAATCATTCATTATCATTAAAAACAATCACAGCCTCATTCTTGGAATTTTCTTGTTTTCATGTCTGGTAGAATGGGCGCAATATTTCAGCATTGCCGAAAAACTAGGCTTACAGCGAGGAAGCATCATGTATATAATCGTCGGAAATTCTTTTTCCTGGATCGATATTGTGTGCTACGCCGCGGGATGTCTGCTGCTCTTTCCTTTTGTTCCCAAAAAATAA
- a CDS encoding energy transducer TonB — protein MKKILLVLAVLFSTFLFSQSEYRSVSQLPDYEILKKKMKLDDVVTRADTPPEFPGGMENFKRQFAEKMDIIDVKSKSIDTKVYFIVEKTGYVRSVTATGSDKKHSDAAEAAVRRLFVKWKPATVNGEPVRYLYTFPLTLKKS, from the coding sequence ATGAAGAAGATTTTGTTAGTTTTAGCGGTGCTGTTCAGTACTTTCTTATTTTCGCAGTCGGAATACCGCTCCGTTTCACAGCTGCCGGATTATGAAATTTTAAAAAAGAAGATGAAGCTTGATGATGTTGTTACCAGGGCAGATACCCCTCCCGAATTTCCCGGAGGGATGGAAAATTTCAAAAGGCAGTTTGCAGAAAAAATGGATATTATTGATGTAAAGTCCAAAAGTATCGACACAAAAGTTTATTTCATTGTAGAGAAAACGGGATATGTACGATCTGTAACGGCAACTGGAAGCGATAAAAAACATTCTGATGCTGCAGAAGCGGCCGTGAGAAGATTATTTGTAAAATGGAAGCCGGCAACAGTAAACGGCGAACCTGTACGCTACCTATATACTTTTCCATTGACATTGAAGAAATCTTAA
- a CDS encoding energy transducer TonB codes for MSKLLIFSLLIISVTALSQEGISSNQKKEKSENTYDSVYPRGEYNFRQKFYEIFDRDKVYGKGITRSETTFIVTSEGELTNIKTTGTNISMNNEMRRTITEMSKFKWIPKKQAGKPIDSKYRFPITITFTED; via the coding sequence ATGAGCAAATTGTTAATATTCTCTTTACTTATTATTTCTGTCACAGCATTATCGCAAGAAGGTATTTCATCTAATCAGAAAAAAGAGAAATCTGAGAACACTTATGATAGCGTCTATCCCCGCGGAGAGTATAATTTTAGGCAAAAGTTTTATGAAATTTTTGACAGAGATAAAGTCTACGGAAAAGGAATAACAAGATCCGAAACAACATTTATCGTTACTTCAGAAGGAGAGCTCACCAACATTAAAACAACCGGAACGAACATTTCTATGAATAACGAAATGAGGCGAACAATTACAGAAATGTCCAAATTCAAATGGATTCCAAAGAAGCAGGCCGGGAAACCAATCGATTCTAAGTATAGATTCCCGATTACAATAACTTTCACAGAAGATTAG